In Xenopus laevis strain J_2021 chromosome 2S, Xenopus_laevis_v10.1, whole genome shotgun sequence, a genomic segment contains:
- the btg2.S gene encoding BTG family member 2 S homeolog, with protein sequence MANGAAPESQQDTLPEIVAAVNFLSSLLQTRLNEQQLRGFGRTLRNTLTEHYTHHWFPDKPAKGSGYRCIRINHKMDPVISKVASHINLSNQHLLSLLPKELTLWVDPFEVSYRIGEDGSICVLYEASAPSTRGHLNCKSEVLGSSSTPTHYLMTVTS encoded by the exons ATGGCAAATGGAGCCGCTCCCGAAAGTCAGCAAGACACTCTACCAGAAATAGTCGCCGCTGTCAATTTCCTCTCTAGTCTTCTGCAAACTCGACTGAACGAACAACAACTGAGGGGCTTCGGAAGAACATTACGGAACACCCTAACTG AACACTACACACATCATTGGTTTCCAGACAAGCCAGCAAAAGGCTCTGGGTATCGTTGTATCAGGATAAACCATAAGATGGATCCAGTCATCAGTAAAGTTGCAAGTCATATCAACTTGAGTAACCAGCATCTGCTCAGTCTATTGCCCAAAGAGCTCACACTTTGGGTGGACCCTTTTGAAGTTTCATACCGAATTGGAGAGGACGGTTCAATTTGTGTCTTGTATGAAGCCTCTGCCCCATCTACAAGGGGCCATTTGAACTGCAAAAGTGAGGTGCTGGGGAGTTCCAGCACTCCTACCCACTACCTAATGACAGTGACCAGTTAA
- the fmod.S gene encoding fibromodulin, which produces MIILVFLLFISVCDVSWCQYDEYDSHWWIAYMHSQQYSYGPSYDYEPVPAPPSASDCPQECECPPNYPTAMYCDGRDLKYMPYVPARIKYAYFQNNHITAIPDGAFDNATGLVWLALHGNQIVSDKVGRKIFSKLRGLERIYLQHNNLTRIPTGLPRSLREIHLSSNQISRVPSNALEGLENLTALYLHDNQIQEVGSVLKGLKSLVHLDISNNQLRKLPDSLPDSLQQVYLEYNQLNNVPNEYFKSYPKLQYVRISHNRLTNEGIPGSTFNTSSLIELDLSFNQLNRIPPVNTNLEHLYLQGNKIEELSVKSFCTFVDITNFSQLQVLRLEGNEIKANAIPPDTPLCLRKADIIHM; this is translated from the exons ATGATTATTTTGGTGTTTCTTCTCTTCATCTCTGTGTGTGATGTTTCTTGGTGCCAGTATGATGAATATGATTCCCATTGGTGGATTGCCTATATGCACAGTCAGCAGTACAGCTATGGACCTTCCTATGACTATGAGCCAGTCCCAGCACCTCCATCTGCCAGTGACTGCCCCCAGGAGTGTGAGTGCCCCCCTAACTATCCAACAGCCATGTACTGTGATGGGCGTGATCTCAAGTACATGCCCTATGTCCCAGCTCGAATTAAATATGCATACTTTCAGAACAACCATATAACTGCAATTCCAGATGGAGCCTTTGATAATGCCACTGGGTTGGTATGGTTAGCACTGCATGGTAACCAGATTGTAAGTGACAAAGTAGGCAGAAAGATATTCTCCAAACTTCGAGGATTGGAGAGGATTTATCTGCAACATAACAATCTGACCCGTATACCCACTGGTCTGCCTCGTTCACTGCGTGAGATacacctttcttctaatcagatcTCGCGAGTTCCATCAAATGCTTTAGAAGGTCTGGAGAACCTTACTGCACTTTACCTACATGATAATCAAATTCAAGAGGTAGGGAGTGTTCTAAAAGGGTTGAAGTCCCTTGTACATTTGGACATTAGCAATAATCAACTTCGTAAGCTACCCGACTCATTACCAGACTCTCTGCAACAGGTGTATTTGGAATACAATCAACTCAATAATGTTCCTAATGAGTATTTCAAGTCCTATCCAAAGCTTCAGTATGTAAGGATCTCACATAATCGTCTTACTAATGAAGGGATCCCAGGAAGTACATTCAACACTAGCAGTCTAATAGAGCTAGACTTGTCTTTCAACCAACTGAATCGCATTCCACCTGTCAACACAAATCTGGAACATCTATACTTGCAGGGAAATAAAATTGAAG AGTTATCAGTTAAAAGCTTTTGCACATTTGTGGACATCACCAACTTCTCTCAGCTTCAGGTTTTGCGCCTTGAAGGTAATGAAATTAAGGCTAATGCTATCCCACCGGACACGCCACTTTGCCTTCGTAAAGCTGACATCATCCATATGTAG